Proteins encoded in a region of the Lemur catta isolate mLemCat1 chromosome 14, mLemCat1.pri, whole genome shotgun sequence genome:
- the LOC123649756 gene encoding olfactory receptor 6C75-like, whose amino-acid sequence MGEARNRTAVQEFILEGFPAVQHLGNVLFLVHLLAYLASVMGNTLIITITWADHRLQTPMYILLRSFSFCECGFITTVIPKLLVIFLSGRQTIPFTDCLTQAFSFLFLGATIFFLMAAMSLDRYLAICKPLHYPSIMNLRVCFLLVFFCYALSFIIITGLFLKVSRLSFCGPNVIPHFFCDLGSLIHLSCSDTRSTEMLAFGLTSFILFASLMITIIAYSSIVITIMHLPSAKERQKAFSTCSSHLIVLSLMYGSCVFIYVKPNQRDRLDSNREAALVNTVVTPLLNPVIYTLRNKQVHQALRDALSRVKLQ is encoded by the coding sequence ATGGGAGAAGCAAGGAACAGAACAGCAGTCCAGGAGTTCATCCTGGAGGGGTTTCCTGCTGTCCAGCACCTGGGGAATGTGCTGTTCCTGGTGCATCTGCTGGCGTACCTGGCCTCCGTCATGGGAAACACACTGATAATCACAATCACCTGGGCTGACCATCGCCTCCAGACACCAATGTATATTTTACTCAGAAGTTTCTCCTTCTGTGAATGTGGTTTTATAACCACAGTTATTCCTAAACTGCTGGTCATCTTCCTTTCAGGAAGGCAAACAATTCCCTTTACTGACTGTCTCACacaagccttttcttttttatttcttggggCAACAATTTTCTTCCTCATGGCTGCCATGTCCTTGGATCGCTACCTGGCCATTTGCAAACCTCTGCACTACCCAAGCATCATGAATCTGAGGGTTTGTTTCCTTCTGGTTTTCTTCTGCTATGCTTTGtccttcatcatcatcactggTCTGTTCTTAAAGGTTTCCCGGCTGTCCTTCTGTGGCCCCAATGTCATCCCTCATTTCTTCTGTGATCTTGGCTCCTTAATTCATCTCTCCTGTTCTGACACCAGATCTACTGAAATGTTGGCCTTTGGCCTCACTTCGTTTATCCTGTTTGCATCCCTCATGATAACCATCATTGCGTATAGCAGCATAGTCATCACAATCATGCATCTCCCATCAGCCAAGGAGCGGCAGAAAGCTttctccacctgctcctcccacctcattGTCCTCTCTCTGATGTATGGCAGCTGTGTCTTTATATACGTGAAACCAAACCAAAGGGACAGGCTGGACTCCAACAGAGAGGCTGCTCTTGTGAACACAGTGGTGACCCCGCTGCTGAACCCGGTCATCTACACTCTGCGGAACAAGCAGGTTCACCAAGCTCTGAGGGATGCTCTGTCCAGGGTGAAATTGCAATAA
- the LOC123649964 gene encoding olfactory receptor 6C74-like, translating into MDIIIKMRNETTVQKFILEGFPAVQHLGNVLFLLHLLAYLASVMGNTFIITITWADYRLQTPMYILLSSFSFCECVFISTVIPKLLVIFLLGRQTIPFTDCLTQAFFTLFLGATIFFLMAAMSLDRYLAICKPLHYPSIMNLRVSFLLVFFCYALSFILFTGLFLKVSQLFFCGPNVIPHFFCDLGSLIHLSCSDTRSTEMLAFGLTSFILFASLMITIIAYSNIVITIMRLPSAKERQKAFSTCSSHLIVLSLMYGSCVFIYVKPNQRDRLDSNREAALVNTVVTPLLNPVIYTLRNKQVHQALRDALSRVKLQ; encoded by the coding sequence ATGGACATAATTATAAAGATGAGGAATGAGACAACAGTCCAGAAGTTCATCCTGGAGGGGTTTCCTGCTGTCCAGCACCTGGGGAATGTGCTGTTCCTGTTGCACCTGCTGGCTTACCTGGCCTCTGTCATGGGAAACACATTCATAATCACCATCACCTGGGCTGACTATCGCCTCCAGACACCAATGTATATTTTACTCAGCAGTTTTTCCTTCTGTGAGTGTGTTTTTATAAGCACAGTTATTCCTAAACTGCTGGTCATCTTTCTTTTAGGAAGGCAAACAATTCCCTTTACTGACTGTCTCACACAAgccttttttactttatttcttggGGCAACAATTTTCTTCCTCATGGCTGCCATGTCCTTGGATCGCTACCTGGCCATTTGCAAACCTCTGCACTACCCAAGCATCATGAATCTGAGGGTTTCTTTCCTTCTGGTTTTCTTCTGCTATGCTTTGTCCTTTATCCTCTTTACTGGTCTGTTCTTAAAGGTTTCCCAGCTGTTCTTCTGTGGCCCCAATGTCATCCCTCATTTCTTCTGTGATCTTGGCTCCTTAATTCATCTCTCCTGTTCTGACACCAGATCTACTGAAATGTTGGCCTTTGGCCTCACTTCGTTTATCCTGTTTGCATCCCTCATGATAACCATCATTGCGTATAGCAACATAGTCATCACAATCATGCGTCTCCCATCAGCCAAGGAGCGGCAGAAAGCTttctccacctgctcctcccacctcattGTCCTCTCTCTGATGTATGGAAGCTGTGTCTTTATATACGTGAAACCAAACCAAAGGGACAGGCTGGACTCCAACAGAGAGGCTGCTCTTGTGAACACAGTGGTGACCCCGCTGCTGAACCCAGTCATCTACACTCTGCGGAACAAGCAGGTTCACCAAGCTCTGAGGGATGCTCTGTCCAGGGTGAAATTGCAATAA